The Alosa sapidissima isolate fAloSap1 chromosome 5, fAloSap1.pri, whole genome shotgun sequence genome has a window encoding:
- the aff4 gene encoding AF4/FMR2 family member 4 isoform X4, with amino-acid sequence MNREDRNVLRMKERERRNQEIQQGGEAFPANSPLFPEPYKVSSKEDKLSSRIQSMLGNYDEMKETIGETPISKLMSKGSGSSSSEEKSGQYSEQRERGGSSGGGGGQSSKWTPVASSSSSSSQMQKRSGLQGSQRGAGGSGSSSGSSSSSQRHEKDYSGSSSGKKSSKHSNSDQSKGHTSSPAKGSSMGSSGHSRSMGGSEHHGKDRYRKSPREREREPSWDSPSRVHTSTFATGQHSSQAFPPSLMTKPSSMLQKPTAYVRPMDGQETAEPKGSTETYGGQSHSSSAGEMKSNGKASLAKLKIPTQPVEGSMTGDSSCVDEILKEMTQSWPPPLTAIHTPCKTEPSKFPFPTKDSQHSSFSGGHSKRCSTGKSSSSTHGSKPCEGDQANMLESDLAISSSDGESDGEQDSAKTAPRSAPQSQGPEVAENSREDASSHTGSESSSASDSESESSSSESETNEPPRAASPEPEQPTANKWQLDNWFKKVNKFSPASPVDNNNVPTKYRKESRDPGSGRGYGGQSGSKDAGAPTQGRDLRPAQKSSENGRGRQKSPAQSDSGAGQRRTTGKKLPKKSEKPPVVEEPKGGLMVESETPQDIPTPRNKAPSKGPRKPNIKKEPKSPRQAQDKRKAKAPTKTPQKSREFVDTDSSSSDSEGNESIPSSSQTPKYQESIRTPVCVFSPMEEKELLSPLSDPEERFATRQVLLVKIDLSLLSRVPGRHYKELDQIKQERDVGGGGGGGGESDSKDLQKPPSEKTSSKGKRKHIKNEDEGMKPEGKKSRMEDKASSHYKSSSKESSKRGPEKEKELAPSPSMTGLQRTPKPEHQSRKRTTSLSSNSLSSGASSGKEGGHSTRNGPASKHRREDKQGRSTRDGKEKSSKMIDGQLPDCSKSRSKLLFEDRVHSADYYLQEAKKLKHNADALMDRFEKAVYYLDAVVSFIECGNALERSAQEAKSPFPMYAETVELIKYTMKLKSYMAPDATSADKRLAVLCLRCQSLLYLRLFKLRKESALKYSKTLTDHLKNSLSNTQAPSPGLGNKAASMPSPVSPKLSPGSAGSYSSSSSNPSSSSSVNIPQRIHQMAASYVQVTSNFLYATEVWDQAEQLAREQKEFFVELEKMMGPLIFNTSSMTDLVRYTRQGLSWLRQDSKLNQ; translated from the exons ATGAACCGTGAAGACCGGAATGTGCTccgaatgaaagaaagagaaaggagaaatCAAGAGATCCAGCAAGGAGGAGAGGCCTTCCCAGCTaactcccctctctttcccgAGCCTTATAAAGtt TCTAGCAAAGAAGACAAACTATCCAGCCGTATCCAGAGCATGCTAGGAAATTACGACGAGATGAAAGAAACGATCGGTGAAACCCCCATATCTAAACTCATGAGCAAAGGATCAGGTTCTTCCTCTTCCGAGGAGAAGTCAGGACAGTACAgcgaacagagagaaagaggaggtagcagtggaggaggaggcggccaGAGCAGCAAATGGACTCCTGTTgcctcgtcctcgtcctcctcctcccagaTGCAGAAGCGCTCCGGGCTCCAGGGCAGCCAGCGCGGGGCCGGAGGCAGCGGCAGTagtagcggcagcagcagcagcagccagagACACGAGAAGGACTatagcggcagcagcagcggcaagAAGTCCAGCAAGCACAGCAACTCGGACCAGTCCAAGGGACACACGTCCAGCCCGGCTAAGGGCTCGTCCATGGGCTCGTCGGGCCACTCGCGCTCCATGGGTGGCTCCGAGCACCACGGCAAGGACCGCTACCGCAAGTCGCCGAGGGAGCGGGAGCGCGAGCCCAGCTGGGACTCGCCGTCGCGCGTCCACACCTCGACCTTCGCCACAGGCCAGCACTCCAGCCAGGCTTTCCCGCCCTCGCTGATGACCAAGCCCAGCTCCATGTTGCAGAAGCCCACGGCGTACGTGCGGCCCATGGACGGGCAGGAGACTGCTGAGCCCAAGGGCTCCACTGAAACGTATGGCGGACAGTCGCACAGCAGCAGCGCCGGCGAGATGAAGTCCAACGGCAAGGCCTCGCTCGCCAAGCTCAAGATCCCCACGCAACCGGTAGAG GGCTCCATGACCGGTGATTCAAGCTGTGTTGATGAGATCTTAAAG GAAATGACTCAGTCCTGGCCTCCCCCACTGACGGCCATTCATACTCCCTGTAAGACAGAGCCATCCAAATTTCCCTTCCCTACAAAG GACTCCCAACACTCAAGTTTCAGTGGAGGACACAGCA AGAGGTGCAGCACGGGGAAGAGCTCCTCCAGCACACATGGCTCCAAACCCTGCGAGGGCGACCAGGCCAA CATGCTGGAGAGTGACCTTGCAATAAGCAGCAGCGACGGAGAGAGTGACGGCGAGCAGGACTCTGCCAAAACGGCCCCCAGGAGCGCCCCTCAGAG CCAGGGTCCGGAGGTGGCGGAGAATTCTCGGGAGGACGCAAGCAGCCACACGGGCTCTGAGAGCAGCTCGGCGTCGGAcagcgagagcgagagcagcTCCAGCGAGAGCGAGACCAATGAACCACCACGCGCCGCTTCACCagag CCTGAGCAGCCCACTGCCAACAAGTGGCAGCTGGACAACTGGTTCAAGAAGGTCAACAAATTTTCCCCAGCGTCGCCCGTGGACAACAACAATGTGCCCACCAAGTACAGGAAAGAGAGCAGGGATCCGGGGTCGGGCCGTGGGTACGGTGGCCAGAGTGGATCGAAAGACGCCGGTGCGCCCACGCAGGGTCGTGACTTACGACCGGCCCAGAAGAGTTCGGAGAATGGCCGGGGGCGTCAGAAGTCGCCCGCGCAGAGTGACAGCGGTGCAGGGCAGCGGCGGACTACGGGTAAAAAGCTGCCCAAGAAGTCGGAGAAGCCGCCGGTGGTGGAGGAGCCCAAGGGGGGGCTGATGGTGGAGAGCGAGACCCCGCAGGACATCCCCACGCCGCGCAATAAGGCGCCCAGCAAGGGGCCTCGCAAGCCCAACATCAAGAAGGAGCCCAAGTCACCGCGGCAGGCCCAGGACAAGCGCAAGGCCAAGGCGCCCACCAAGACGCCGCAGAAGTCCCGCGAGTTTGTGGACACGGACTCGTCGTCGTCCGACTCCGAGGGCAACGAGAGCATCCCGTCGTCGTCGCAGACGCCCAAGTACCAGGAGAGCATCCGCACGCCCGTCTGCGTCTTCTCGCCCATGGAGGAGAAGGAGCTGCTGTCGCCGCTCAGCGACCCCGAGGAGCGCTTCGCCACGCGGCAGGTGCTGCTGGTCAAAATCGACCTGAGCCTGCTGTCCCGCGTCCCCGGCCGACACTACAAGGAGCTGGACCAGATTAAGCAGGAGAGGGACGTAGGCGGCGGTGGTGGCGGGGGAGGAGAGAGCGACAGCAAGGACCTCCAGAAGCCGCCCAGCGAGAAGACCTCCAGTAAGGGGAAGAGGAAGCACATCAAG AATGAGGATGAGGGCATGAAGCCGGAGGGCAAAAAATCCAGGATGGAGGACAAGGCCTCATCACATTACAAGTCCAGCAGTAAAGA GTCGTCCAAGCGCGGCccggagaaggagaaggagttGGCACCCTCGCCCTCGATGACGGGTCTCCAGCGCACGCCCAAGCCGGAGCACCAGAGCCGCAAGCGCACCACCAGCCTGTCGTCCAACTCGCTGTCCAGCGGAGCCAGCAGTGGCAAGGAGGGCGGCCACAGCACAAGGAACGGCCCCGCCTCCAAGCACCGGCGCGAGGACAAGCAGGGCCGGAGCACCAGGGATGGAAAG gaGAAGTCTTCTAAGATGATTGATGGCCAGCTGCCTGACTGCTCTAAGTCGAGATCCAAGCTTCTGTTTGAAGACCG GGTGCATTCTGCTGATTACTACCTACAGGAGGCCAAGAAGCTGAAACACAATGCTGATGCTTTG ATGGACAGGTTCGAGAAGGCAGTTTACTATCTGGACGCTGTGGTGTCCTTCATTGAGTGTGGGAACGCCCTTGAGAGGAGTGCCCAAGAAGCCAAGTCTCCCTTCCCCATGTACGCCGAGACTGTGGAGCTCATCAA ATACACTATGAAACTAAAGAGCTACATGGCCCCAGATGCCACATCTGCAGACAAGAGATTGGCAGTGCTCTG TCTGAGGTGTCAGTCTCTTCTCTACCTGCGGCTCTTCAAGCTGAGGAAGGAAAGTGCACTCAAGTACTCCAAAACACTCACTGACCACTTAAAG AATTCCTTAAGTAATACCCAGGCGCCGTCTCCAGGGTTGGGCAA TAAAGCGGCGAGCATGCCATCTCCGGTCTCCCCCAAGCTGTCCCCGGGCAGCGCGGGCAGCTACTCGTCCAGCAGCTCCAACCCCAGCAGCTCCTCCTCCGTCAACATCCCTCAGCGCATCCACCAGATGGCAGCCAGCTACGTGCAAGTCACCTCCAACTTCCTCTACGCCACCGAGGTGTGGGACCAGGCCGAGCAGCTGGCCCGCGAGCAGAAAG AGTTCTTTGTGGAGCTGGAGAAGATGATGGGCCCGCTAATCTTCAACACGAGCAGCATGACCGATCTGGTGCGCTACACTCGCCAGGGCCTGTCCTGGCTGCGTCAGGACTCCAAGCTGAACCAGTAG
- the aff4 gene encoding AF4/FMR2 family member 4 isoform X2, with protein sequence MAAQMGNMNREDRNVLRMKERERRNQEIQQGGEAFPANSPLFPEPYKVSSKEDKLSSRIQSMLGNYDEMKETIGETPISKLMSKGSGSSSSEEKSGQYSEQRERGGSSGGGGGQSSKWTPVASSSSSSSQMQKRSGLQGSQRGAGGSGSSSGSSSSSQRHEKDYSGSSSGKKSSKHSNSDQSKGHTSSPAKGSSMGSSGHSRSMGGSEHHGKDRYRKSPREREREPSWDSPSRVHTSTFATGQHSSQAFPPSLMTKPSSMLQKPTAYVRPMDGQETAEPKGSTETYGGQSHSSSAGEMKSNGKASLAKLKIPTQPVEGSMTGDSSCVDEILKEMTQSWPPPLTAIHTPCKTEPSKFPFPTKDSQHSSFSGGHSKRCSTGKSSSSTHGSKPCEGDQANMLESDLAISSSDGESDGEQDSAKTAPRSAPQSQGPEVAENSREDASSHTGSESSSASDSESESSSSESETNEPPRAASPEPEQPTANKWQLDNWFKKVNKFSPASPVDNNNVPTKYRKESRDPGSGRGYGGQSGSKDAGAPTQGRDLRPAQKSSENGRGRQKSPAQSDSGAGQRRTTGKKLPKKSEKPPVVEEPKGGLMVESETPQDIPTPRNKAPSKGPRKPNIKKEPKSPRQAQDKRKAKAPTKTPQKSREFVDTDSSSSDSEGNESIPSSSQTPKYQESIRTPVCVFSPMEEKELLSPLSDPEERFATRQVLLVKIDLSLLSRVPGRHYKELDQIKQERDVGGGGGGGGESDSKDLQKPPSEKTSSKGKRKHIKNEDEGMKPEGKKSRMEDKASSHYKSSSKESSKRGPEKEKELAPSPSMTGLQRTPKPEHQSRKRTTSLSSNSLSSGASSGKEGGHSTRNGPASKHRREDKQGRSTRDGKKSSKMIDGQLPDCSKSRSKLLFEDRVHSADYYLQEAKKLKHNADALMDRFEKAVYYLDAVVSFIECGNALERSAQEAKSPFPMYAETVELIKYTMKLKSYMAPDATSADKRLAVLCLRCQSLLYLRLFKLRKESALKYSKTLTDHLKNSLSNTQAPSPGLGNKAASMPSPVSPKLSPGSAGSYSSSSSNPSSSSSVNIPQRIHQMAASYVQVTSNFLYATEVWDQAEQLAREQKEFFVELEKMMGPLIFNTSSMTDLVRYTRQGLSWLRQDSKLNQ encoded by the exons CAACATGAACCGTGAAGACCGGAATGTGCTccgaatgaaagaaagagaaaggagaaatCAAGAGATCCAGCAAGGAGGAGAGGCCTTCCCAGCTaactcccctctctttcccgAGCCTTATAAAGtt TCTAGCAAAGAAGACAAACTATCCAGCCGTATCCAGAGCATGCTAGGAAATTACGACGAGATGAAAGAAACGATCGGTGAAACCCCCATATCTAAACTCATGAGCAAAGGATCAGGTTCTTCCTCTTCCGAGGAGAAGTCAGGACAGTACAgcgaacagagagaaagaggaggtagcagtggaggaggaggcggccaGAGCAGCAAATGGACTCCTGTTgcctcgtcctcgtcctcctcctcccagaTGCAGAAGCGCTCCGGGCTCCAGGGCAGCCAGCGCGGGGCCGGAGGCAGCGGCAGTagtagcggcagcagcagcagcagccagagACACGAGAAGGACTatagcggcagcagcagcggcaagAAGTCCAGCAAGCACAGCAACTCGGACCAGTCCAAGGGACACACGTCCAGCCCGGCTAAGGGCTCGTCCATGGGCTCGTCGGGCCACTCGCGCTCCATGGGTGGCTCCGAGCACCACGGCAAGGACCGCTACCGCAAGTCGCCGAGGGAGCGGGAGCGCGAGCCCAGCTGGGACTCGCCGTCGCGCGTCCACACCTCGACCTTCGCCACAGGCCAGCACTCCAGCCAGGCTTTCCCGCCCTCGCTGATGACCAAGCCCAGCTCCATGTTGCAGAAGCCCACGGCGTACGTGCGGCCCATGGACGGGCAGGAGACTGCTGAGCCCAAGGGCTCCACTGAAACGTATGGCGGACAGTCGCACAGCAGCAGCGCCGGCGAGATGAAGTCCAACGGCAAGGCCTCGCTCGCCAAGCTCAAGATCCCCACGCAACCGGTAGAG GGCTCCATGACCGGTGATTCAAGCTGTGTTGATGAGATCTTAAAG GAAATGACTCAGTCCTGGCCTCCCCCACTGACGGCCATTCATACTCCCTGTAAGACAGAGCCATCCAAATTTCCCTTCCCTACAAAG GACTCCCAACACTCAAGTTTCAGTGGAGGACACAGCA AGAGGTGCAGCACGGGGAAGAGCTCCTCCAGCACACATGGCTCCAAACCCTGCGAGGGCGACCAGGCCAA CATGCTGGAGAGTGACCTTGCAATAAGCAGCAGCGACGGAGAGAGTGACGGCGAGCAGGACTCTGCCAAAACGGCCCCCAGGAGCGCCCCTCAGAG CCAGGGTCCGGAGGTGGCGGAGAATTCTCGGGAGGACGCAAGCAGCCACACGGGCTCTGAGAGCAGCTCGGCGTCGGAcagcgagagcgagagcagcTCCAGCGAGAGCGAGACCAATGAACCACCACGCGCCGCTTCACCagag CCTGAGCAGCCCACTGCCAACAAGTGGCAGCTGGACAACTGGTTCAAGAAGGTCAACAAATTTTCCCCAGCGTCGCCCGTGGACAACAACAATGTGCCCACCAAGTACAGGAAAGAGAGCAGGGATCCGGGGTCGGGCCGTGGGTACGGTGGCCAGAGTGGATCGAAAGACGCCGGTGCGCCCACGCAGGGTCGTGACTTACGACCGGCCCAGAAGAGTTCGGAGAATGGCCGGGGGCGTCAGAAGTCGCCCGCGCAGAGTGACAGCGGTGCAGGGCAGCGGCGGACTACGGGTAAAAAGCTGCCCAAGAAGTCGGAGAAGCCGCCGGTGGTGGAGGAGCCCAAGGGGGGGCTGATGGTGGAGAGCGAGACCCCGCAGGACATCCCCACGCCGCGCAATAAGGCGCCCAGCAAGGGGCCTCGCAAGCCCAACATCAAGAAGGAGCCCAAGTCACCGCGGCAGGCCCAGGACAAGCGCAAGGCCAAGGCGCCCACCAAGACGCCGCAGAAGTCCCGCGAGTTTGTGGACACGGACTCGTCGTCGTCCGACTCCGAGGGCAACGAGAGCATCCCGTCGTCGTCGCAGACGCCCAAGTACCAGGAGAGCATCCGCACGCCCGTCTGCGTCTTCTCGCCCATGGAGGAGAAGGAGCTGCTGTCGCCGCTCAGCGACCCCGAGGAGCGCTTCGCCACGCGGCAGGTGCTGCTGGTCAAAATCGACCTGAGCCTGCTGTCCCGCGTCCCCGGCCGACACTACAAGGAGCTGGACCAGATTAAGCAGGAGAGGGACGTAGGCGGCGGTGGTGGCGGGGGAGGAGAGAGCGACAGCAAGGACCTCCAGAAGCCGCCCAGCGAGAAGACCTCCAGTAAGGGGAAGAGGAAGCACATCAAG AATGAGGATGAGGGCATGAAGCCGGAGGGCAAAAAATCCAGGATGGAGGACAAGGCCTCATCACATTACAAGTCCAGCAGTAAAGA GTCGTCCAAGCGCGGCccggagaaggagaaggagttGGCACCCTCGCCCTCGATGACGGGTCTCCAGCGCACGCCCAAGCCGGAGCACCAGAGCCGCAAGCGCACCACCAGCCTGTCGTCCAACTCGCTGTCCAGCGGAGCCAGCAGTGGCAAGGAGGGCGGCCACAGCACAAGGAACGGCCCCGCCTCCAAGCACCGGCGCGAGGACAAGCAGGGCCGGAGCACCAGGGATGGAAAG AAGTCTTCTAAGATGATTGATGGCCAGCTGCCTGACTGCTCTAAGTCGAGATCCAAGCTTCTGTTTGAAGACCG GGTGCATTCTGCTGATTACTACCTACAGGAGGCCAAGAAGCTGAAACACAATGCTGATGCTTTG ATGGACAGGTTCGAGAAGGCAGTTTACTATCTGGACGCTGTGGTGTCCTTCATTGAGTGTGGGAACGCCCTTGAGAGGAGTGCCCAAGAAGCCAAGTCTCCCTTCCCCATGTACGCCGAGACTGTGGAGCTCATCAA ATACACTATGAAACTAAAGAGCTACATGGCCCCAGATGCCACATCTGCAGACAAGAGATTGGCAGTGCTCTG TCTGAGGTGTCAGTCTCTTCTCTACCTGCGGCTCTTCAAGCTGAGGAAGGAAAGTGCACTCAAGTACTCCAAAACACTCACTGACCACTTAAAG AATTCCTTAAGTAATACCCAGGCGCCGTCTCCAGGGTTGGGCAA TAAAGCGGCGAGCATGCCATCTCCGGTCTCCCCCAAGCTGTCCCCGGGCAGCGCGGGCAGCTACTCGTCCAGCAGCTCCAACCCCAGCAGCTCCTCCTCCGTCAACATCCCTCAGCGCATCCACCAGATGGCAGCCAGCTACGTGCAAGTCACCTCCAACTTCCTCTACGCCACCGAGGTGTGGGACCAGGCCGAGCAGCTGGCCCGCGAGCAGAAAG AGTTCTTTGTGGAGCTGGAGAAGATGATGGGCCCGCTAATCTTCAACACGAGCAGCATGACCGATCTGGTGCGCTACACTCGCCAGGGCCTGTCCTGGCTGCGTCAGGACTCCAAGCTGAACCAGTAG
- the aff4 gene encoding AF4/FMR2 family member 4 isoform X3: MAAQMGNMNREDRNVLRMKERERRNQEIQQGGEAFPANSPLFPEPYKVSSKEDKLSSRIQSMLGNYDEMKETIGETPISKLMSKGSGSSSSEEKSGQYSEQRERGGSSGGGGGQSSKWTPVASSSSSSSQMQKRSGLQGSQRGAGGSGSSSGSSSSSQRHEKDYSGSSSGKKSSKHSNSDQSKGHTSSPAKGSSMGSSGHSRSMGGSEHHGKDRYRKSPREREREPSWDSPSRVHTSTFATGQHSSQAFPPSLMTKPSSMLQKPTAYVRPMDGQETAEPKGSTETYGGQSHSSSAGEMKSNGKASLAKLKIPTQPGSMTGDSSCVDEILKEMTQSWPPPLTAIHTPCKTEPSKFPFPTKDSQHSSFSGGHSKRCSTGKSSSSTHGSKPCEGDQANMLESDLAISSSDGESDGEQDSAKTAPRSAPQSQGPEVAENSREDASSHTGSESSSASDSESESSSSESETNEPPRAASPEPEQPTANKWQLDNWFKKVNKFSPASPVDNNNVPTKYRKESRDPGSGRGYGGQSGSKDAGAPTQGRDLRPAQKSSENGRGRQKSPAQSDSGAGQRRTTGKKLPKKSEKPPVVEEPKGGLMVESETPQDIPTPRNKAPSKGPRKPNIKKEPKSPRQAQDKRKAKAPTKTPQKSREFVDTDSSSSDSEGNESIPSSSQTPKYQESIRTPVCVFSPMEEKELLSPLSDPEERFATRQVLLVKIDLSLLSRVPGRHYKELDQIKQERDVGGGGGGGGESDSKDLQKPPSEKTSSKGKRKHIKNEDEGMKPEGKKSRMEDKASSHYKSSSKESSKRGPEKEKELAPSPSMTGLQRTPKPEHQSRKRTTSLSSNSLSSGASSGKEGGHSTRNGPASKHRREDKQGRSTRDGKEKSSKMIDGQLPDCSKSRSKLLFEDRVHSADYYLQEAKKLKHNADALMDRFEKAVYYLDAVVSFIECGNALERSAQEAKSPFPMYAETVELIKYTMKLKSYMAPDATSADKRLAVLCLRCQSLLYLRLFKLRKESALKYSKTLTDHLKNSLSNTQAPSPGLGNKAASMPSPVSPKLSPGSAGSYSSSSSNPSSSSSVNIPQRIHQMAASYVQVTSNFLYATEVWDQAEQLAREQKEFFVELEKMMGPLIFNTSSMTDLVRYTRQGLSWLRQDSKLNQ; the protein is encoded by the exons CAACATGAACCGTGAAGACCGGAATGTGCTccgaatgaaagaaagagaaaggagaaatCAAGAGATCCAGCAAGGAGGAGAGGCCTTCCCAGCTaactcccctctctttcccgAGCCTTATAAAGtt TCTAGCAAAGAAGACAAACTATCCAGCCGTATCCAGAGCATGCTAGGAAATTACGACGAGATGAAAGAAACGATCGGTGAAACCCCCATATCTAAACTCATGAGCAAAGGATCAGGTTCTTCCTCTTCCGAGGAGAAGTCAGGACAGTACAgcgaacagagagaaagaggaggtagcagtggaggaggaggcggccaGAGCAGCAAATGGACTCCTGTTgcctcgtcctcgtcctcctcctcccagaTGCAGAAGCGCTCCGGGCTCCAGGGCAGCCAGCGCGGGGCCGGAGGCAGCGGCAGTagtagcggcagcagcagcagcagccagagACACGAGAAGGACTatagcggcagcagcagcggcaagAAGTCCAGCAAGCACAGCAACTCGGACCAGTCCAAGGGACACACGTCCAGCCCGGCTAAGGGCTCGTCCATGGGCTCGTCGGGCCACTCGCGCTCCATGGGTGGCTCCGAGCACCACGGCAAGGACCGCTACCGCAAGTCGCCGAGGGAGCGGGAGCGCGAGCCCAGCTGGGACTCGCCGTCGCGCGTCCACACCTCGACCTTCGCCACAGGCCAGCACTCCAGCCAGGCTTTCCCGCCCTCGCTGATGACCAAGCCCAGCTCCATGTTGCAGAAGCCCACGGCGTACGTGCGGCCCATGGACGGGCAGGAGACTGCTGAGCCCAAGGGCTCCACTGAAACGTATGGCGGACAGTCGCACAGCAGCAGCGCCGGCGAGATGAAGTCCAACGGCAAGGCCTCGCTCGCCAAGCTCAAGATCCCCACGCAACCG GGCTCCATGACCGGTGATTCAAGCTGTGTTGATGAGATCTTAAAG GAAATGACTCAGTCCTGGCCTCCCCCACTGACGGCCATTCATACTCCCTGTAAGACAGAGCCATCCAAATTTCCCTTCCCTACAAAG GACTCCCAACACTCAAGTTTCAGTGGAGGACACAGCA AGAGGTGCAGCACGGGGAAGAGCTCCTCCAGCACACATGGCTCCAAACCCTGCGAGGGCGACCAGGCCAA CATGCTGGAGAGTGACCTTGCAATAAGCAGCAGCGACGGAGAGAGTGACGGCGAGCAGGACTCTGCCAAAACGGCCCCCAGGAGCGCCCCTCAGAG CCAGGGTCCGGAGGTGGCGGAGAATTCTCGGGAGGACGCAAGCAGCCACACGGGCTCTGAGAGCAGCTCGGCGTCGGAcagcgagagcgagagcagcTCCAGCGAGAGCGAGACCAATGAACCACCACGCGCCGCTTCACCagag CCTGAGCAGCCCACTGCCAACAAGTGGCAGCTGGACAACTGGTTCAAGAAGGTCAACAAATTTTCCCCAGCGTCGCCCGTGGACAACAACAATGTGCCCACCAAGTACAGGAAAGAGAGCAGGGATCCGGGGTCGGGCCGTGGGTACGGTGGCCAGAGTGGATCGAAAGACGCCGGTGCGCCCACGCAGGGTCGTGACTTACGACCGGCCCAGAAGAGTTCGGAGAATGGCCGGGGGCGTCAGAAGTCGCCCGCGCAGAGTGACAGCGGTGCAGGGCAGCGGCGGACTACGGGTAAAAAGCTGCCCAAGAAGTCGGAGAAGCCGCCGGTGGTGGAGGAGCCCAAGGGGGGGCTGATGGTGGAGAGCGAGACCCCGCAGGACATCCCCACGCCGCGCAATAAGGCGCCCAGCAAGGGGCCTCGCAAGCCCAACATCAAGAAGGAGCCCAAGTCACCGCGGCAGGCCCAGGACAAGCGCAAGGCCAAGGCGCCCACCAAGACGCCGCAGAAGTCCCGCGAGTTTGTGGACACGGACTCGTCGTCGTCCGACTCCGAGGGCAACGAGAGCATCCCGTCGTCGTCGCAGACGCCCAAGTACCAGGAGAGCATCCGCACGCCCGTCTGCGTCTTCTCGCCCATGGAGGAGAAGGAGCTGCTGTCGCCGCTCAGCGACCCCGAGGAGCGCTTCGCCACGCGGCAGGTGCTGCTGGTCAAAATCGACCTGAGCCTGCTGTCCCGCGTCCCCGGCCGACACTACAAGGAGCTGGACCAGATTAAGCAGGAGAGGGACGTAGGCGGCGGTGGTGGCGGGGGAGGAGAGAGCGACAGCAAGGACCTCCAGAAGCCGCCCAGCGAGAAGACCTCCAGTAAGGGGAAGAGGAAGCACATCAAG AATGAGGATGAGGGCATGAAGCCGGAGGGCAAAAAATCCAGGATGGAGGACAAGGCCTCATCACATTACAAGTCCAGCAGTAAAGA GTCGTCCAAGCGCGGCccggagaaggagaaggagttGGCACCCTCGCCCTCGATGACGGGTCTCCAGCGCACGCCCAAGCCGGAGCACCAGAGCCGCAAGCGCACCACCAGCCTGTCGTCCAACTCGCTGTCCAGCGGAGCCAGCAGTGGCAAGGAGGGCGGCCACAGCACAAGGAACGGCCCCGCCTCCAAGCACCGGCGCGAGGACAAGCAGGGCCGGAGCACCAGGGATGGAAAG gaGAAGTCTTCTAAGATGATTGATGGCCAGCTGCCTGACTGCTCTAAGTCGAGATCCAAGCTTCTGTTTGAAGACCG GGTGCATTCTGCTGATTACTACCTACAGGAGGCCAAGAAGCTGAAACACAATGCTGATGCTTTG ATGGACAGGTTCGAGAAGGCAGTTTACTATCTGGACGCTGTGGTGTCCTTCATTGAGTGTGGGAACGCCCTTGAGAGGAGTGCCCAAGAAGCCAAGTCTCCCTTCCCCATGTACGCCGAGACTGTGGAGCTCATCAA ATACACTATGAAACTAAAGAGCTACATGGCCCCAGATGCCACATCTGCAGACAAGAGATTGGCAGTGCTCTG TCTGAGGTGTCAGTCTCTTCTCTACCTGCGGCTCTTCAAGCTGAGGAAGGAAAGTGCACTCAAGTACTCCAAAACACTCACTGACCACTTAAAG AATTCCTTAAGTAATACCCAGGCGCCGTCTCCAGGGTTGGGCAA TAAAGCGGCGAGCATGCCATCTCCGGTCTCCCCCAAGCTGTCCCCGGGCAGCGCGGGCAGCTACTCGTCCAGCAGCTCCAACCCCAGCAGCTCCTCCTCCGTCAACATCCCTCAGCGCATCCACCAGATGGCAGCCAGCTACGTGCAAGTCACCTCCAACTTCCTCTACGCCACCGAGGTGTGGGACCAGGCCGAGCAGCTGGCCCGCGAGCAGAAAG AGTTCTTTGTGGAGCTGGAGAAGATGATGGGCCCGCTAATCTTCAACACGAGCAGCATGACCGATCTGGTGCGCTACACTCGCCAGGGCCTGTCCTGGCTGCGTCAGGACTCCAAGCTGAACCAGTAG